A genomic stretch from Flavobacterium sp. KS-LB2 includes:
- a CDS encoding tRNA dihydrouridine synthase gives MSFTLLSSPLQGFTDFRFRNAQNKLFGGIDTFYSPYIRLNGKMVIKPSYERDLLLENNLDLEVIPQVITNDADEFLFVAKYVRELGYKELNWNLGCPYPMVTKSGMGSGLISNPEKINNILHRAHTESDILVSMKMRLGYENSEEILDVLPILDTYPIKNIAIHARIGKQLYKGGVNLDAFQICIDNTKHKLYYNGDITSVAKFQEMQQRFPSIDHWMIGRGLISDPFLPNMIKNNTSEYPANKIELFSAFHDTLYAIYSESLSGSTHILLKMYHLWEYFSATFSNPHKVLKKIKKAQSIRNYEAAVAEIFKNEKF, from the coding sequence ATGAGCTTTACTCTTCTTTCATCGCCTTTACAAGGATTTACCGACTTTCGTTTTAGAAATGCCCAAAACAAGCTTTTTGGCGGAATTGACACTTTTTACTCGCCATACATCCGGTTAAACGGAAAAATGGTAATTAAACCATCATACGAACGCGACCTACTTCTTGAAAACAATTTGGATTTAGAGGTTATACCGCAAGTGATAACAAATGATGCCGATGAATTTTTATTTGTGGCCAAGTATGTTCGAGAATTAGGTTATAAAGAATTAAACTGGAATTTAGGTTGTCCGTATCCAATGGTAACCAAGTCTGGTATGGGTTCTGGTTTGATCAGTAATCCAGAAAAGATCAATAACATCCTTCATAGAGCGCACACTGAATCAGATATTCTAGTTTCGATGAAAATGCGTTTGGGATATGAAAACAGTGAAGAAATTCTTGATGTTTTGCCTATTTTAGATACCTACCCTATCAAAAACATTGCGATTCATGCGCGCATTGGAAAACAACTTTATAAAGGTGGTGTAAACTTAGATGCGTTCCAAATTTGTATTGACAACACGAAACATAAACTCTATTATAATGGCGATATAACCTCAGTGGCTAAGTTTCAAGAAATGCAACAACGTTTTCCGAGTATTGATCATTGGATGATTGGACGAGGATTAATTTCGGATCCATTTTTACCCAATATGATAAAAAACAATACTTCAGAATATCCTGCAAACAAAATAGAATTATTCAGTGCGTTTCACGATACTTTGTATGCTATTTATAGCGAATCCCTTTCTGGTTCGACACATATTTTATTGAAAATGTATCATTTATGGGAATACTTTTCGGCTACGTTTTCAAATCCGCATAAGGTTTTAAAGAAAATAAAAAAAGCGCAAAGTATTCGGAATTATGAAGCTGCTGTTGCGGAAATTTTTAAAAATGAAAAATTCTAG
- the menD gene encoding 2-succinyl-5-enolpyruvyl-6-hydroxy-3-cyclohexene-1-carboxylic-acid synthase translates to MIYPKIPLAQSIIEICLAKGITTIIISPGSRNAPLTIGFASNPTFQCYSIADERTAAFFGLGIAQQTKQPVVLVCTSGSALLNYYPAFAEAFYSQIPLIVISADRPQSKIDIGDGQTIRQENVFENHSLYNANLHEDVSIENDLKINEAINTAITQKGPVHINAPFEEPLYETVSELSVEVKTIASANVTQTISIKDVSEFATIWNNVPKKMILVGVNEPNGINTNIIEAFAKDESVVVLTETTSNLHHDTFISNIDTIITPFTEVDFENFRPDILVTFGGMVVSKRIKAFLRKYKPKHHWHVDNRRAYDTFGALTKHFEVHPNVFFETFLPLTNAIESNYFKQLDAVKVLRKLKSDIYLDKIPFSDFKVFEKVIEGLPNNSQLQISNSSAIRYAQLIDIDPSIEVYCNRGTSGIDGSTSTAIGAAVANEKQTVFITGDIGFLYDSNALWNNYIPKNFKIILINNGGGGIFRILPGHEESPVFNTFFETSHCLTAEHLAKMYGFEYSIASDEASLATSLTALYAQNEKPSILEIFTPTLKNDSILLQYFKELV, encoded by the coding sequence ATGATTTACCCCAAAATACCTTTAGCACAAAGCATTATTGAAATTTGTTTGGCCAAAGGAATCACTACCATAATTATTTCTCCAGGCTCTAGAAATGCACCTTTAACTATCGGTTTTGCTAGCAATCCTACTTTTCAATGTTACAGCATTGCCGATGAGCGAACAGCTGCTTTTTTCGGTTTGGGTATTGCACAACAAACCAAGCAGCCAGTGGTTTTGGTATGTACTTCCGGTTCTGCTTTGTTGAATTATTATCCGGCTTTTGCAGAAGCATTTTACAGTCAGATTCCCTTAATTGTAATTTCTGCAGATCGCCCACAAAGCAAAATTGATATTGGTGACGGCCAAACCATCCGGCAAGAAAATGTTTTCGAAAATCATTCGTTATACAATGCTAATTTGCATGAGGATGTTTCAATCGAAAATGATTTAAAAATCAATGAAGCCATCAATACGGCTATAACTCAAAAAGGACCTGTTCACATCAATGCGCCTTTTGAAGAGCCTTTGTACGAAACCGTTTCGGAGCTTTCAGTAGAAGTAAAAACTATCGCTTCCGCAAATGTGACTCAGACGATTTCCATTAAAGACGTTTCGGAATTTGCAACGATTTGGAATAATGTTCCAAAAAAAATGATTTTGGTTGGTGTGAATGAACCAAATGGCATCAATACAAATATAATAGAGGCTTTCGCAAAAGACGAATCAGTTGTCGTGTTGACCGAAACCACATCTAATTTGCATCACGATACTTTTATTAGCAATATAGACACCATAATTACGCCTTTTACTGAAGTGGATTTTGAAAATTTTAGACCTGATATTTTAGTCACTTTTGGTGGAATGGTAGTTTCGAAACGAATCAAGGCTTTTTTAAGAAAATACAAACCAAAACACCATTGGCATGTTGATAATCGGAGAGCCTATGATACTTTTGGCGCTTTGACCAAACATTTTGAAGTGCATCCTAATGTGTTTTTTGAAACTTTCTTACCGCTTACAAACGCAATAGAAAGTAATTATTTCAAGCAATTAGACGCTGTAAAAGTGTTGCGAAAGCTAAAAAGCGATATTTATTTAGACAAAATTCCTTTTTCAGATTTTAAAGTGTTTGAGAAAGTGATAGAAGGTTTACCAAACAACAGTCAATTGCAAATAAGCAATAGTTCAGCCATTCGTTACGCACAATTGATTGACATTGATCCGTCTATTGAAGTGTATTGTAATCGCGGTACCAGTGGAATTGATGGAAGTACTTCAACGGCTATTGGTGCGGCTGTTGCCAATGAAAAACAAACTGTTTTCATAACGGGAGATATTGGATTTTTATATGACAGCAATGCGTTATGGAACAATTATATCCCAAAGAACTTCAAGATTATTCTAATCAATAATGGTGGTGGCGGAATTTTTAGGATTTTACCTGGACACGAAGAAAGCCCTGTTTTTAACACCTTCTTTGAGACTTCTCATTGTTTAACTGCGGAACATTTGGCTAAAATGTATGGTTTTGAATATAGTATTGCCAGCGATGAAGCGAGTTTAGCAACAAGTTTGACTGCTTTGTATGCTCAAAATGAAAAACCAAGTATTTTAGAAATTTTCACGCCAACTTTGAAAAACGACAGTATTTTACTGCAATATTTTAAAGAATTGGTTTAA
- a CDS encoding DUF2853 family protein: MSARDELIVKYVADLKDKCGVNPDMDLLTKVTIGCGPSIYNDDSATVAGSQQAELDTVKNNFLIKKLGLSDGPELDAAIDAVMEKYGRSNRNKYRVVIYYLLTVHFKKESIYN; the protein is encoded by the coding sequence ATGAGTGCAAGAGACGAATTAATTGTAAAGTATGTTGCCGATTTGAAAGACAAATGTGGTGTAAATCCAGACATGGATTTGTTGACAAAAGTAACCATTGGTTGCGGACCGTCAATTTATAATGATGATTCAGCAACTGTGGCTGGAAGTCAACAAGCCGAATTAGATACGGTAAAAAACAATTTCTTAATCAAGAAATTAGGACTTAGTGACGGACCGGAATTAGATGCTGCAATAGATGCCGTTATGGAAAAATACGGTCGCTCCAACAGAAATAAATATAGAGTGGTAATTTATTATTTACTGACAGTTCACTTCAAAAAAGAGAGTATTTATAATTAA
- a CDS encoding GNAT family N-acetyltransferase has protein sequence MEITIRPYKSEDTQAILDIINYNILNSTALYDYNIRTFEQQKNILEEKISKQFPVIVAAVDGIAMGFGMYSEFRFREAYKFTVEHSVYVNESHHGKGIGKMLLQELIELAKKQKLHTMIAVIDSENQSSVEFHEKFGFKTVGIIKESGYKFDRWLHSVFMQLILDKK, from the coding sequence ATGGAAATCACCATTAGACCTTATAAATCCGAAGATACACAAGCTATACTCGATATTATCAATTATAATATTTTGAACTCCACAGCGCTCTATGACTATAACATTAGAACGTTTGAACAACAAAAAAATATTTTAGAAGAAAAAATCAGTAAACAATTTCCTGTAATTGTAGCTGCTGTAGATGGAATTGCTATGGGTTTTGGAATGTATAGCGAATTCCGTTTTCGGGAGGCGTATAAATTTACTGTTGAACATTCTGTTTACGTAAATGAAAGCCATCATGGAAAAGGCATAGGGAAAATGCTATTACAAGAATTAATTGAACTTGCCAAAAAACAAAAATTGCATACTATGATAGCTGTGATTGATTCCGAAAATCAGAGTAGCGTTGAATTTCATGAAAAATTTGGTTTCAAAACTGTGGGAATCATCAAAGAATCTGGTTATAAATTTGACCGCTGGTTGCACTCCGTTTTTATGCAATTGATTTTGGATAAAAAATAA